A stretch of Paenibacillus peoriae DNA encodes these proteins:
- a CDS encoding dihydrodipicolinate synthase family protein, with the protein MKNFNVAIPTPFRDDESLYLEGFNPIVKHLTDNGIDSLLVSATTGEQNSMSIEERIHIIDYFNQQKFENVELMFGVSATTTRNAIKLVKKLEESVFDSILIQFPPYIQPTQQQAISYINELLQHTTKNVVLYNNPFRTGFELSAESLKTVINQKYSNLVGLKEESDAKRHHNTDLPDDFIMFAGGDVNLIEKIMNGCNGLSSMVGNVYPQEIKQIFNDLLMNKPVDLWKIKQLINKVTSGQAIINIKNHYNSLGIKVGACRSPIN; encoded by the coding sequence ATGAAAAATTTTAATGTTGCTATTCCAACTCCCTTTCGTGATGATGAGAGCTTATATTTAGAAGGATTCAATCCTATTGTTAAACATTTAACAGATAACGGGATAGATTCACTACTTGTGTCTGCTACGACAGGCGAACAAAATTCAATGAGCATTGAAGAGCGTATCCATATTATTGATTATTTTAATCAACAAAAATTTGAAAATGTTGAACTGATGTTTGGCGTATCAGCTACAACAACAAGAAATGCAATAAAACTGGTTAAAAAGCTTGAGGAATCTGTTTTTGATTCTATTCTAATTCAGTTTCCACCTTACATTCAGCCGACACAACAACAAGCTATTTCTTATATCAATGAGCTGCTACAACATACCACCAAAAACGTTGTCCTTTATAATAATCCTTTCCGAACAGGATTTGAGCTAAGTGCTGAATCATTAAAGACTGTTATTAACCAGAAGTACTCTAACCTTGTAGGACTTAAAGAAGAGAGTGATGCCAAACGTCACCATAATACTGACTTACCAGATGATTTCATCATGTTCGCTGGTGGAGATGTAAATCTTATAGAAAAGATAATGAATGGATGTAATGGACTTTCTAGTATGGTAGGAAATGTTTACCCACAAGAAATCAAACAAATTTTTAATGACTTATTAATGAATAAACCAGTAGACCTTTGGAAGATAAAACAATTAATTAATAAAGTTACAAGTGGTCAAGCCATCATAAACATAAAAAATCACTATAATTCTTTAGGTATAAAAGTAGGGGCTTGTCGTTCTCCTATTAACTAA
- a CDS encoding cupin domain-containing protein: MKVVVHIFKPGGHNKAHRHTNVALNLVFQGEGYSIVDGEKIELKKGDLFLAPPCSAHEHCNT; the protein is encoded by the coding sequence ATGAAAGTAGTCGTCCACATTTTTAAACCTGGTGGGCATAATAAAGCTCATCGTCATACTAATGTAGCTCTCAATCTAGTATTTCAGGGCGAGGGTTATAGTATCGTGGATGGAGAAAAGATTGAATTGAAAAAAGGCGACCTATTCTTAGCTCCTCCTTGCTCTGCTCATGAGCATTGCAACACTTAG
- a CDS encoding CynX/NimT family MFS transporter, which translates to MGISQKTNQLGQPKPDLKPRIGLLIIGIILMGANLRAPLTSVGPLINSIRDSLGISSILAGTITTVPLLTFAFLSPFAPKLAQRFSTEFILFISLILLTIGFGIRSFGGVITLFIGTILIGSCIAIGNVLLPSLIKHNFAQNVGMITGIYIVSMNLCGAIGSGISIPISSISGLGWSGGLGCWGILSLLTLFFWLPLIQNQHKSIRFVQTKKKVKSINLWHSKLAWNVTLFMGFQSLIFYTMITWLPEILEQKGLNTHEAGWMLSLMQFAMLPTTFIVSILAGRLKKQHPLVLVSVILLIGGVFGILHGSTILIPIWIIVVGIGVGFAFSLAMMFFSLRTQDTNEAAELSGMAQSLGYLLSAIGPVLFGWLHDVTHNWNTSLLMLVLTSVIIFITGIGAGKNEYVA; encoded by the coding sequence ATGGGTATTTCACAAAAAACCAATCAACTAGGACAACCGAAACCGGATCTAAAGCCTAGAATAGGATTACTTATTATAGGTATCATCCTAATGGGAGCCAATCTCAGAGCCCCACTAACTTCAGTGGGTCCACTAATAAATTCTATACGTGACAGTTTAGGCATATCTAGTATACTAGCAGGGACAATAACTACAGTACCTTTACTTACTTTTGCATTCTTATCCCCTTTTGCCCCTAAGTTAGCTCAACGTTTTAGTACGGAGTTTATCCTATTTATTTCTTTAATCTTATTAACCATTGGATTCGGAATACGTTCTTTTGGTGGTGTAATAACCTTATTTATAGGAACAATCTTAATTGGTTCATGTATTGCCATTGGTAATGTATTACTCCCCAGTCTCATTAAACATAACTTTGCACAAAATGTAGGAATGATAACAGGGATTTATATAGTCTCTATGAATTTATGTGGAGCTATTGGATCCGGTATAAGTATCCCCATCTCCTCAATATCAGGGTTAGGATGGTCAGGAGGTCTCGGATGCTGGGGAATCTTATCTCTTCTTACACTTTTCTTTTGGTTACCACTAATACAAAATCAACATAAATCTATTAGATTTGTACAAACTAAAAAGAAAGTTAAATCTATAAACTTATGGCATTCTAAACTAGCATGGAATGTCACGTTATTTATGGGTTTTCAATCCTTAATCTTTTATACCATGATAACGTGGCTTCCTGAAATTCTTGAACAAAAAGGGCTGAACACTCATGAAGCTGGCTGGATGTTGTCTTTAATGCAATTTGCTATGCTTCCTACTACGTTTATTGTCTCTATTTTAGCTGGACGTTTAAAGAAGCAGCATCCATTAGTACTGGTTTCAGTCATCTTGCTTATTGGAGGGGTATTCGGTATCTTACACGGAAGCACGATCCTTATTCCAATATGGATAATTGTGGTTGGAATTGGAGTGGGATTTGCCTTTAGTTTAGCTATGATGTTTTTTAGTTTACGTACTCAAGATACGAATGAGGCAGCAGAATTATCCGGTATGGCTCAATCATTAGGTTATCTTTTGTCTGCTATCGGCCCTGTCTTATTTGGATGGTTGCATGATGTGACACATAATTGGAATACTTCCTTACTGATGTTAGTTTTAACTTCTGTTATTATCTTTATCACGGGTATAGGCGCAGGAAAAAATGAATATGTAGCATAG